One Polypterus senegalus isolate Bchr_013 chromosome 10, ASM1683550v1, whole genome shotgun sequence DNA segment encodes these proteins:
- the pagr1 gene encoding PAXIP1-associated glutamate-rich protein 1 has translation MQSMEASTSEVQEGLESLAVETEDTKKEDQPEEQSGEKKDEAEREEQEEEENEEEGEKEKGMKAGEESDEQEREADEREDDQQDQTEEADEENDDDWCLPCSDDEISDPVEWMPPVSEIKRLYDMISKGDVPQLEMEILPRRPPTPEPDPDGMSSGSEDSEEERERQEREARNRERAPSPTEFDFDDEPVPSTPKNSFLDRRRTPGSSVRSQRREARLDKVLSDMKRHKKIEEQILRTGHDLFKLDPPEPEKDGSTPKKAPGDIFSPRQRKY, from the exons ATGCAGTCAATGGAGGCCTCAACCAGTGAAGTCCAGGAGGGTCTGGAGTCTTTAGCTGTTGAGACTGAAGACACTAAGAAAGAGGATCAGCCTGAAGAACAATCAGGAGAGAAGAAAGACGAGGCAGAGAGAGAAgagcaggaggaagaggagaatgaGGAGGAaggggaaaaagagaaaggaatgaAGGCTGGAGAGGAGTCTGATGAGCAGGAGAGAG AGGCAGATGAACGAGAAGACGACCAACAAGATCAGACTGAGGAAGCCGATGAAGAAAATGATGATGACTGGTGCCTGCCCTGTAGTGATGATGAAATCTCTGATCCTGTGGAATGGATGCCCCCAGTTTCTGAAATTAAGCGACTTTATGACATGATCTCAAAGGGAGACGTCCCTCAGCTAGAAATGGAAATCCTCCCTCGAAGACCCCCAACCCCAGAGCCTGACCCAGATGGCATGAGTAGTGGTAGCGAAGATTCTGAGGAAGAGCGGGAGAGGCAGGAGCGAGAGGCTCGGAATAGGGAGAG GGCTCCCAGTCCAACAGAGTTTGACTTTGATGACGAGCCTGTGCCAAGCACTCCAAAAAACTCATTCCTGGATCGAAGGAGAACTCCAG GTTCGTCAGTCCGCTCTCAGCGAAGAGAGGCCCGTCTTGATAAGGTCCTGTCAGACATGAAGAGACACAAAAAGATAGAGGAGCAGATCCTGCGAACGGGACACGATCTCTTCAAACTGGATCCTCCAGAGCCTGAAAAGGACGGCTCCACGCCCAAAAAAGCACCAGGAGACATATTCTCCCCGAGGCAGCGCAAGTACTGA
- the LOC120536496 gene encoding tripartite motif-containing protein 16-like, giving the protein MTEEHIEQVEKEIEELNKTNAELVELSKMDDHIKFIKKFPSLNVPAEDSSEVPDAGHFLPRTLRTNLSNLKRNLEEISSWEFVKSSESGVDNPGDFLQNLRSRNYLLKYCCPLILDINTANEWLTLSERNKKVTDKRVVTRYPDHPDRFDMWPQVLCSRALRGGRFYWEVEWSGEKVEIGVTYKGIRRKGNSNECVLGYNDKSWSLYLSQSSCLAWHNKKKIEITAPHIHRIGIYLDCPGGSLSFYSVSDTLTLLHRFNASFTEPLYAGFKIANHCSLTICPLKRSGN; this is encoded by the exons ATGACTGAAGAGCACATCGAGCAGgtggagaaggagattgaggagtTGAACAAGACAAATGCTGAACTGGTGGAGCTTTCAAAGATGGACGACCACATCAAGTTTATAAAG AAGTTCCCATCACTAAACGTCCCTGCTGAAGACTCCTCTGAGGTTCCTGATGCTGGACATTTCCTTCCTAGGACTCTGAGGACAAATCTGTCTAATCTTAAAAGGAATTTGGAGGAAATTAGCAGCTGGGAATTTGTGAAAAGCAGTGAGAGCG GGGTCGACAATCCAGGTGATTTTCTGCAGAACCTGAGAAGTAGAAATTACCTTCTAAAAT ACTGCTGTCCTCTCATCCTGGACATCAACACAGCAAACGAATGGCTTACCCTGTCTGAAAGGAACAAGAAAGTGACGGACAAGAGGGTGGTGACCCggtatcctgatcatcctgacagatttgacatgtggccgcaagttcTGTGCAGCAGGGCTCTGCGCGGGGGTCGCTTTTACTGGGAGGTCGAGTGGAGTGGAGAGAAGGTCGAGATTGGGGTTACATATAAAGGAATAAGAAGGAAAGGAAACAGTAATGAGTGTGTCCTTGGATACAATGACAAGTCCTGGAGTTTGTACCTCTCTCAGTCCAGTTGCCTTGCAtggcacaataagaaaaaaatagaaatcaccGCCCCCCACATTCACAGAATAGGCATCTATCTGGACTGCCCAGGTGGCTCCCTGTCGTTTTATAGCGTCTCAGACACcttgaccctcctgcacaggttcaacgcCTCCTTCACCGAGCCGCTCTATGCAGGGTTTAAGATTGCAAATCATTGCAGCTTAACAATCTGTCCTCTGAAGCGGTCTGGCAACTGA